The Pseudomonas extremaustralis genome contains a region encoding:
- a CDS encoding dihydrodipicolinate synthase family protein, whose product MPTPNIHGIIGYTITPFSADGQRVDLDALGRSIDRLIDSGVHAIAPLGSTGEGAYLSDAEWDDVSAYSLEKVGKRVPTIVSVSDLTTAKAVRRARYAEAHGADAVMVLPASYWKLSEAEILAHYAAIGDSIGVPIMLYNNPATSGTDMSVDLILRIVKHVENVTMVKESTGDIQRMHQLRRHSDVPFYNGCNPLALEAFAAGAKGWCTAAPNLIPQLNLDLYEAALANDLTLARELFYRQLPLLEFILKGGLPATIKAGLRLTGLEVGDPRLPVFPLGDAGIEQLKTLLQ is encoded by the coding sequence ATGCCAACCCCCAACATTCACGGCATCATCGGCTACACCATCACGCCATTCAGCGCCGACGGCCAGCGCGTGGACCTCGACGCCCTGGGCCGCTCCATCGACCGTTTGATCGACAGCGGTGTGCACGCCATCGCACCACTGGGCAGTACCGGCGAAGGTGCTTACTTGAGCGATGCCGAGTGGGATGACGTCAGCGCCTACAGCCTGGAGAAAGTCGGCAAACGGGTGCCGACCATTGTCAGCGTGTCCGACCTGACCACCGCCAAAGCCGTGCGCCGCGCACGTTACGCCGAAGCCCATGGCGCCGACGCGGTGATGGTGCTGCCGGCGTCTTACTGGAAGCTCAGCGAGGCCGAGATACTCGCCCACTACGCAGCCATCGGCGACAGCATCGGTGTGCCGATCATGCTCTACAACAACCCGGCTACCAGCGGCACGGACATGTCGGTGGACCTGATCCTACGCATCGTCAAGCACGTGGAAAACGTGACGATGGTCAAAGAAAGCACTGGGGATATTCAACGCATGCACCAATTACGGCGCCACAGCGATGTGCCGTTCTACAACGGCTGCAACCCGCTGGCACTGGAAGCATTCGCGGCCGGGGCGAAGGGGTGGTGCACGGCGGCGCCGAACCTGATCCCGCAGCTCAACCTGGATTTGTACGAGGCGGCGCTGGCCAATGATCTGACCCTGGCGCGCGAACTGTTCTATCGCCAGTTGCCGTTGCTGGAATTCATCCTCAAGGGCGGGTTGCCGGCGACGATCAAGGCCGGGTTGCGTCTGACCGGGTTGGAGGTGGGCGATCCAAGGTTGCCGGTTTTTCCGTTGGGTGACGCCGGGATCGAGCAACTGAAGACACTGCTGCAGTAG
- a CDS encoding FecR family protein translates to MNRLSDIDALEIEESDAIDAQAASWFARNRSDTARADRKAFAEWQAVPAHARAYAEFEQLWADLAQLQQLNKPVALPKRKPSVWRPALAVAAALLCAVLTTPVGAPRELYHTQVAAHVKGMRTLHLPDGSTLYVNAHSRLRVDFTAYQRIVHLDKGQVYIEVAADKERPLFVQAGEANVRVVGTGFDVRRSQQQLVVSVAHGQVAFEPGPRSPVALLGAQQRASYNYAKGTLQQQTLIDEEVADWRSGNLAFRNRDLASLIDELSLYRPQAPLQVSSAVAQLKVSGNLDVNDPDALLNALPALLPVKTVASADGIIRIEPRE, encoded by the coding sequence ATGAACCGCCTGAGCGACATCGACGCCCTGGAGATCGAGGAGAGCGACGCCATCGATGCCCAAGCCGCCAGTTGGTTTGCCCGCAACCGCAGCGACACGGCCCGCGCCGACCGCAAGGCCTTTGCCGAGTGGCAAGCGGTGCCGGCCCACGCCCGCGCCTATGCCGAGTTCGAACAACTGTGGGCCGACCTGGCCCAATTGCAGCAACTGAATAAACCCGTGGCGCTGCCCAAGCGCAAACCGTCGGTGTGGCGCCCAGCCCTGGCCGTGGCCGCCGCGTTGCTGTGTGCGGTGCTGACCACGCCCGTGGGTGCGCCCCGCGAGCTGTATCACACCCAGGTGGCCGCCCACGTCAAGGGCATGCGCACGCTGCACCTGCCCGACGGCAGCACGCTGTATGTGAACGCCCATTCCCGCCTGCGCGTGGATTTCACCGCGTACCAGCGCATCGTGCATCTGGACAAGGGCCAGGTGTATATCGAAGTGGCCGCCGACAAGGAACGACCACTGTTCGTGCAGGCGGGCGAAGCCAATGTGCGGGTGGTCGGCACCGGCTTCGATGTGCGGCGCAGCCAGCAGCAACTGGTGGTCAGCGTCGCCCATGGCCAAGTGGCGTTCGAGCCGGGCCCAAGAAGCCCGGTGGCCCTGCTCGGCGCCCAGCAACGCGCCAGCTACAACTACGCCAAGGGCACCTTGCAGCAGCAAACCCTCATCGACGAAGAAGTGGCCGACTGGCGCAGCGGAAACCTGGCATTTCGCAACCGCGACCTGGCCAGCCTGATCGACGAACTGAGCCTGTACCGGCCCCAGGCCCCGTTGCAGGTGAGCAGCGCGGTGGCGCAACTGAAAGTCTCGGGCAATCTGGATGTGAACGACCCCGACGCCCTGCTCAACGCCCTGCCCGCCCTGCTGCCGGTGAAAACCGTGGCCTCGGCCGACGGCATCATCAGGATCGAACCTCGCGAATGA
- a CDS encoding DMT family transporter, with protein MSSRENTGMALGLLGVIIFSLTLPFTRIVVQEIHPLLNGLGRALFAAIPAAALLLWRRERWPSWRQVRGLGLVIAGVILGFPVLSAWAMQTLPASHGALVNGLQPLCVALYAAWLSHERPSKAFWACAALGSGLVLGYALITGAGSIQAGDLLMLGAIAVGGLGYAEGGRLAKEMGGWQVICWALVLSTPVLIGPVWYLAAQHQGAISMRTWWAFGYVSLFSQFLGFFAWYAGLAMGGIARVSQIQLLQIFFTIAFSALFFGEHIEPITWLFACGVIITVMLGRKTAVQAAPISKANAI; from the coding sequence ATGAGTTCGCGCGAAAACACCGGCATGGCCCTCGGCCTGCTGGGCGTCATCATCTTCAGCCTGACCCTGCCCTTCACCCGCATCGTGGTGCAGGAAATCCATCCGTTACTCAACGGCCTGGGTCGCGCGTTGTTCGCGGCGATCCCGGCGGCGGCGCTGTTGCTGTGGCGCCGCGAGCGCTGGCCCAGCTGGCGCCAGGTGCGCGGGCTGGGCCTGGTGATCGCCGGGGTGATCCTCGGTTTTCCGGTGCTGTCGGCCTGGGCCATGCAGACCCTGCCGGCGTCCCATGGCGCGCTGGTCAACGGCCTGCAACCGCTGTGTGTGGCGCTGTATGCGGCGTGGCTGTCCCATGAACGGCCATCCAAAGCCTTCTGGGCCTGCGCCGCGTTGGGCAGTGGGTTGGTGCTCGGATATGCGCTGATCACCGGCGCCGGCAGTATCCAGGCGGGCGATCTGTTGATGCTCGGTGCGATTGCCGTCGGTGGCCTGGGGTATGCCGAAGGCGGGCGACTGGCCAAGGAGATGGGCGGCTGGCAAGTGATCTGCTGGGCGCTGGTGCTGTCCACGCCGGTGTTGATCGGCCCGGTGTGGTACCTGGCGGCGCAGCATCAAGGCGCGATCTCCATGCGCACCTGGTGGGCGTTCGGCTATGTGTCGCTGTTCTCGCAGTTCCTCGGATTCTTTGCCTGGTATGCCGGCCTGGCCATGGGCGGCATCGCGCGGGTCAGCCAGATTCAACTGCTGCAGATCTTCTTCACCATCGCGTTTTCGGCGTTGTTCTTTGGCGAACACATCGAGCCGATCACCTGGCTGTTTGCATGCGGGGTAATCATCACGGTGATGCTGGGGCGCAAGACTGCGGTGCAGGCTGCGCCCATCTCGAAGGCCAATGCGATTTAA
- a CDS encoding helix-turn-helix domain-containing protein, translating to MSIRLKLLRKKLGVTLEALAEKSGMTKSYLSKVERGLNTPSIAAALKLAKALNVKVEELFSEERVSLDSYSLVRSHERPGTPSGYAVLAHQVSERSLLPFIIYPPTEFTDKTFKEHVGEEFLFVHEGQVEVDFMTERVTLERGDALYFNAQKPHRLRSVGSVQAQLLVVVHSSEE from the coding sequence ATGTCTATCCGTTTGAAATTATTGAGAAAAAAACTTGGCGTGACATTGGAGGCCCTGGCGGAAAAGTCCGGGATGACCAAGAGTTATCTGTCCAAGGTCGAGCGCGGGCTCAACACGCCGTCGATCGCCGCCGCGCTGAAACTGGCCAAGGCGTTGAACGTGAAGGTCGAGGAACTGTTCAGCGAAGAGCGCGTCAGCCTGGACAGCTACAGCCTGGTGCGCAGCCACGAGCGGCCCGGTACCCCATCCGGCTATGCGGTGCTCGCCCATCAAGTCAGCGAGCGCAGCCTGCTGCCGTTCATCATCTACCCGCCGACGGAGTTCACCGACAAGACCTTCAAGGAACACGTGGGGGAGGAATTCCTGTTCGTGCATGAAGGCCAGGTGGAAGTGGATTTCATGACTGAGCGGGTGACTCTGGAACGCGGAGATGCGCTGTACTTCAATGCGCAGAAGCCCCATCGGTTGCGTTCGGTAGGGTCGGTGCAGGCGCAGCTGTTAGTGGTGGTACACAGCTCGGAAGAATGA
- a CDS encoding class I SAM-dependent methyltransferase — protein MSVTAQPASLAPDHHAQFIELLNTSLAHSAFIKLVLAKYVGEDVELQRLIIKPVTVKEQACLSFVYRYKTRDITKNLPVADGVAAIAELLPASFKNAHLLALTDEAQLEYSKKNKSSLFKSKPQQLREAPSAEHNREKHRFLDLNRPFLVDLGVTDAKHALIPSMSRKWKQINKFIEVFSHALIASPLRLDLPMRVADFGSGKGYLTFAIHDYLRNTLNVEAEVTGVELREDMVTLCNAAAARLEHPGLTFKCGDVRSVAPSELDVMIALHACDVATDYAIHTGIRSGAAIIMCSPCCHKQIRLQIQSPLLLKPMLQYGLHLGQQAEMVTDSLRALFLEACGYETKVFEFISLEHTNKNKMILAVKRAEPLDNAPLLDKIQQLKDFYHITEHCLETLLREDDYLG, from the coding sequence ATGTCCGTCACCGCTCAACCTGCCAGCCTTGCGCCGGATCATCACGCCCAGTTCATCGAACTCCTGAACACCAGCCTCGCACACAGCGCCTTCATCAAGTTGGTGCTGGCCAAGTACGTGGGTGAGGACGTCGAGCTGCAACGGCTGATCATCAAGCCGGTGACGGTCAAGGAGCAGGCGTGCCTGTCCTTCGTCTACCGCTACAAGACCCGCGATATCACCAAGAACCTGCCCGTGGCCGATGGCGTGGCGGCGATTGCCGAGCTGCTGCCGGCTTCGTTCAAGAACGCACACTTGCTGGCGCTGACCGACGAAGCCCAGTTGGAATACAGCAAGAAGAACAAAAGCTCGCTGTTCAAAAGCAAGCCGCAGCAACTGCGCGAGGCGCCCTCGGCCGAGCATAACCGCGAGAAGCATCGCTTCCTCGACCTCAACCGACCGTTCCTTGTCGACCTGGGCGTGACCGATGCCAAGCATGCGCTGATCCCGTCGATGTCGCGCAAATGGAAGCAGATCAACAAGTTCATCGAAGTGTTCAGCCATGCGCTGATCGCATCGCCCCTGAGGCTGGACCTGCCGATGCGCGTCGCCGACTTCGGCTCGGGCAAGGGCTACTTGACCTTCGCCATCCACGACTACCTGCGCAACACCCTCAATGTCGAAGCCGAAGTCACCGGCGTCGAACTGCGTGAAGACATGGTGACCTTGTGCAACGCCGCCGCCGCGCGCCTGGAACACCCGGGGCTGACGTTCAAATGCGGCGACGTGCGCAGCGTGGCGCCGAGCGAACTGGACGTGATGATCGCGCTGCATGCCTGCGATGTGGCCACCGATTATGCGATCCACACCGGTATCCGCTCCGGCGCGGCGATCATCATGTGCTCGCCGTGCTGCCACAAACAGATTCGCCTGCAGATCCAGAGCCCGCTGCTGTTGAAACCGATGCTGCAATACGGCCTGCACCTGGGCCAGCAGGCGGAAATGGTCACCGACAGCCTGCGCGCCTTGTTCCTCGAGGCCTGCGGCTATGAGACCAAGGTGTTCGAGTTCATCTCCCTGGAACACACCAACAAGAACAAGATGATCCTCGCGGTCAAGCGTGCGGAGCCGCTGGACAACGCGCCGTTACTGGACAAGATCCAGCAACTCAAGGACTTCTATCACATCACCGAGCACTGCCTGGAAACCTTGCTGCGCGAGGATGACTACCTCGGCTGA
- a CDS encoding DUF4917 family protein produces the protein MKDFQDIDAHLEDWSALRSGIAFSAILIGNGASRAIWEDFAYDSLFENARTVEEKPLSQSELSVFDALQTRSFEQALGALKTTSRVNKALAVSSAAPRNRYYAIKEALINTIHTVHIPWRLVQPSTLATINAELARYATVFTTNYDLLNYWAILHTPGIDDLFRSADASFDLRNTRTEATRILYLHGGLHLVRNLDGTARKLPSTDSTLLSSFAINNTIKTLDDVPLFVSEGKVEEKLKTIRSSDYLSFCYEQLLTHQGALCLFGHDLGTQDRHLVDAIRQARPSTLAISVSGRSDGFIRQQKRRYSELFDGSGVVLKFFAARTHPLGNPALSVPVEH, from the coding sequence ATGAAGGATTTCCAGGATATTGACGCCCACCTTGAAGACTGGAGCGCACTGCGCAGCGGCATCGCCTTCAGCGCGATTCTGATCGGCAACGGCGCCAGCCGGGCGATTTGGGAAGACTTTGCCTACGACTCGCTGTTCGAAAACGCACGCACCGTCGAAGAAAAACCCCTCAGCCAATCTGAACTCAGCGTGTTCGACGCCCTACAGACCCGCAGCTTCGAGCAGGCCCTCGGTGCGCTGAAGACCACCAGCCGGGTCAACAAGGCCCTGGCCGTCAGCTCGGCGGCGCCGCGCAATCGCTACTACGCGATCAAGGAAGCGCTGATCAATACCATCCACACCGTGCACATCCCCTGGCGCCTGGTGCAGCCGTCGACGCTGGCGACGATCAATGCCGAGCTGGCCCGGTACGCCACGGTATTCACCACCAATTACGACCTGCTCAACTACTGGGCGATCCTGCACACGCCCGGCATCGACGACCTGTTCCGCAGCGCCGACGCCAGCTTCGACCTGCGCAACACACGCACCGAGGCCACGCGCATCCTCTACCTGCACGGCGGCCTGCACCTGGTGCGCAACCTGGACGGCACCGCGCGTAAATTGCCGAGCACCGACAGCACCCTGCTCAGCAGTTTCGCGATCAACAACACGATCAAGACCCTGGACGATGTGCCGCTGTTCGTCAGCGAAGGCAAGGTGGAGGAAAAGCTCAAGACCATCCGCAGCTCGGATTACCTGTCGTTCTGCTATGAGCAGTTGCTGACCCATCAAGGCGCGCTGTGCCTCTTCGGCCATGACCTGGGCACGCAGGACAGGCACTTGGTGGACGCGATTCGCCAGGCCAGGCCGTCAACCCTGGCGATCTCGGTATCGGGCCGCAGCGACGGTTTCATTCGCCAGCAGAAACGCCGCTATTCAGAGCTGTTCGATGGCAGCGGCGTGGTGCTGAAGTTTTTTGCGGCGCGCACCCATCCCCTGGGTAATCCGGCGCTGTCGGTGCCGGTCGAACATTGA
- a CDS encoding aldolase, producing MAKTLALPKDQLVKQALIQMQNTLADNTWTVRQKLALTCRILFENGHDSGLAGQITARGAQPGTYYTQQLGLGFDEITASNLLLVNEDLEVLEGHGIPNPANRFHSWVYRGRPDVNCIIHTHPTHVAALSMLEVPLQVSHMDLCPLYEDCAFLEAWPGVPVGNEEGEIITTALGDKRAILLSHHGQLSTGASVEEACVIAQLIERAAKLQLLAMAAGTIKPILPQLGREAHDWISRPKRHGAAFDYYVRQNLRQHADCLS from the coding sequence ATGGCCAAGACATTAGCACTCCCCAAAGACCAACTGGTCAAGCAAGCGCTGATCCAGATGCAAAACACCCTGGCGGATAATACGTGGACCGTGCGGCAAAAGCTGGCGCTGACCTGCCGCATCCTGTTCGAGAACGGCCATGACTCCGGACTCGCCGGGCAAATCACCGCGCGCGGGGCTCAACCCGGCACGTATTACACCCAGCAACTGGGCCTGGGTTTCGATGAGATCACCGCCAGCAACCTGCTGCTGGTCAACGAGGATCTGGAGGTACTGGAAGGCCATGGCATCCCCAACCCGGCCAACCGTTTTCACAGCTGGGTGTACCGGGGGCGGCCGGATGTGAACTGCATCATTCATACGCACCCCACGCATGTCGCTGCGCTGTCGATGCTGGAAGTGCCGCTGCAGGTGTCCCACATGGACCTCTGCCCGCTGTACGAAGACTGCGCGTTCCTGGAAGCCTGGCCGGGGGTGCCGGTGGGCAATGAAGAAGGCGAAATCATCACCACGGCCCTGGGCGACAAGCGCGCGATCCTGCTCTCGCACCACGGCCAGTTGTCGACCGGTGCCAGTGTCGAGGAAGCCTGCGTGATCGCACAGTTGATCGAACGTGCGGCCAAGTTGCAGTTGCTGGCCATGGCGGCCGGGACGATCAAGCCGATCCTGCCGCAACTGGGCCGCGAAGCCCATGACTGGATTTCCCGACCCAAGCGCCATGGCGCCGCGTTCGATTACTACGTCCGCCAGAACCTGCGCCAACACGCCGATTGCCTGAGCTGA